The nucleotide sequence CCATAAGTCTCCTCCTCATACTGACCATGAGCTAGAGCTGTCAAATGTACATATCGGCTAATGTAGTTAACATAGGCACTGCCTCAAAATAATAGCTCCCACCCAAAAAGATTAAAGGGCGTAAGGATCTGCAGGATGTGTAGTTTCTTGCGTAAAGAAAGAGGAAGACCTCTGGCGATGTATGTTATTGTTCTCCACAGCACTTAGAGCCTGGATGCCACAGTATCAGGCCTACACAACTCACAATGCACCAAAGCAGATCACAGCTGTGCACTGTCCCTTCCCCTGATTTTTGCAGAGGCAGCAAAAACATGAGAGGTCTATCAAACCTTTGGTGGACAATCATCCATGGCTGGTGTACATCACTCATATTAGTCAGCTGTTATTCACGAGGACGCAGGCAGTCATCAATGCAAGCACATTCCCCATCCCAGTAATGCAACATATCGCCTGGGCCATATCCACTGCCCTCTCTCCTGTGATAACTGTACAGCTGCCATTTTCTGAACTTTGTGACATTCCACAAAGCCGAACCTCATAAAGAAGGTATCTTAGATATTAGTTCTTACTCTTTTTAAGGGTTGGGCACTCCGGGCCTCTCTATCTAGCCCTCAGGCCACACGTCCTGCCCTAGCCACAAGCCATCGCTGGCTCATCTTCTCATgagtgcttttgcatggctggaaagtATCCTAGAATTCTGTCAATGCCccttgcttgtctgaatggaggaCAGATTGTACTGTGTAAGCGGGTGTAGAAACTcacctactgcacaaaggtaacatttgcatttgttgctccacccaattTGCTTCCAGACTCACACTTGCATGTGGCCTCTGAACAGTGGccaagaagggaatgtggccctcaagctgaaaagggttccccactcTTGCTGTAAAGCAGGGGTGTGGAACTTTGGGCTCTCTgggtgttgctgagctacaactcccatcagccccagctcaaGGCTTACGGGAGCTGCAGTACAACAACATTTGGAGCCCtaaagcagagtttcccaaacttgggtctccagcggtttttggactacaattcccatcatacctgactacttagcctgctaactagggatgatgggagttgtagtctgaaaacagctggagacccaagtttgagaaatccTGTCCTAAAGCATActaaaaaacaaattttaaaaattggtgaTTTCAGGCTCTTCTCTACAACTTGTGACAGTTTCACCCACTGCCCTCTTGACATCTTCTGCTCATGCTATCCATGCTCACTTCCCTTGAAGTTAGGAAAATGACGTACATTTGTGGCTTTCATAAAATACATCCTCAGAAGAAAGGATGGGAAAGCAAAGAGGACTGGAGAGTCACTGAGAGTCCTCAGACAGGCTTGCTGGGATTTCAAGTCCATTGGCTACAGAATACCAAAATCATTTTCcttcagcagcattttaaaaaaatctgaacatTTGTCATAATTTCCTCACATCCCCCGCTCACAGAAACAAAATTTTCCACAAAAATATTTGCATTAGGGTTCACTGTTAGGGAGAGCAAATATTCTAAATGCCATGACAGGAAGCCATCAGGACGGGAGGCCAACTGCGTAGTTAATAATCAACTATTTCCCTAAAAACCACGGGTGAGAAATGTTATGAGTCGCTCCTTGCAGGCATAGGGCAATCAACCTAGGGAAGTGTCACAAATATGGAAATTGAAGAACATAAATACTGAGTCAAGCCAAATGTCCAACCGAGAATCTCATGCCTCCAGGCATGACCAACATTGGATCCTACGCCATAGGAAAACCACAGCGATTACACAGCGATTCCTCTGTCTAGTCTCTCTTACTTACAGCCTGCGGAAAACAGAGTGTTTGGAGGCATTTTGACTAAGCCTTCCCCATCCTGAAAAGAAGCATGCCTATTTCATCCTCAAGTATCCATGCCCAACTGCAACATGTAGCAAGCACCACCCACTGCAAGATGGCATTTGACGTCGCCTCACAAGTGCAGGGGTGGCAGCCACAACAAAGATGCTGAGCACACAGATGAGATGCAGGTCAACAGACATTTAGCAGACCAGATTTGCAAAGTCTGGTGGAATTTGTGTTGATTCAGTCAGAAGGAGTGTCAAGCCATTCAGAAAGTAGAGATTTCCATGGGTCTGATTGTATGCATTCACTTAAAGATAGTGAAGATGGATATACAATTGATaattctcccctccctcttttttcacTAACTGCAATTATAGGAACATATGAAGCTGTCAAAATACTTTGCCCATCTAGCCTAGTACTGTCATCTCACCTGCCACCCAGCCATTTAACTGGAGAGGGCTGAGTCTGGGACTTTTTTGTATTCAAATCCTGTGCTTCACCACTGAACTCTCCTTGGCACCTATCCTTTCCTTTGGTGCTGATTGCGGGAAATGCATCGCAACCAAGCCCATAGTATACAGCTCGCAATGCCTGTTCTGACAAGTTCTATCTCTCTTTTATGAGCTGAGTTGACAACTGTTTGTGttgaaaaacaaaaccttttctgCCACTAAAGCCCAAGAGGTTATGCCATTTGATTCGTAGATGTTCCTAGCGTCATCTCATTTCGAGAGAACGTGCTTAAATTCTCATGATCGCCAGGTACTAGAGAAGAAGCCACATCCTTCAATTAATTTGGTTCAAAATCACCAGCTGGCAAATAACATGGAACGAATGGCAGTATTATGCGACCCAGCCTGCCACCACACCCCAATACTGACCTCCATCCGCAACCGGGCCACGTACACGcaaagggtttctcccccgtgtgcctCCTCAGGTGGGCTTTCAAGTGGCTGCTTTTGGTGTACATCTTGGTACATCCGGGGAAAGTACATTTGTGCATTTTAATGAGTTCTGCCGCAGGGTTCTTTTGAAACTTTTGACCCATGATGACCCCCGTTTGCCCCTGGATCGTACCTCCAGGCCCAATTGGTTTTGCAGCGATCGGAACTGGGGCTATGCGGACAAATTTGGAGGAAGAGTTCAAGCTGGATGACGGAACAAGCTGTGGCACAAGTGCAAACGTTTGCCCTTGGATGTTGACCAGGAGCTGTGCAATTTTAATGTTCTCTTGCGCAGGTCCCTGTGAACTAGGGCTCGCGTTTGATGCTTGCTTAACTTGCACTGGTTGGATTTGGAGCATGACTGGGATCCCCCCATCGAGGGACATGGCTCCATTTGATGCATCCATCGCACCGCTTGACTGTTCGCTTTTGCTATCTTTTAAACTAATACTGGGTACCATGTGATCTTTGGGCTGCATGGAAGCCACAGTTATCTGGCCACAAGCTCTCATGTCTTTGGTCTCGCTTTTGGGTCCTTCCTTGAGCTCTGTCTCCATGTTCTCTTCCAGAAACTCCTCGATTTCCTCCAGGGTGGGCTGAAATGGTCCCGAATCCTCCATCTCCACTGTGAATTCGGGCATCCTATAATGCTCCTCCTTCACAAGAGGCTGAAGTCTCCTTTTGTCCCACCAAGAGGCATGGCCATTCCCCAAGGATGCCTGAGACAACAAGTAGTCCAAGATGCTGTCCTGACTCTCGGCACTTGACGAGCTCCCGCAGCTTGAGCTCAGGACCTGGGAATCG is from Podarcis muralis chromosome 2, rPodMur119.hap1.1, whole genome shotgun sequence and encodes:
- the KLF15 gene encoding Krueppel-like factor 15; protein product: MVDHLLPADESFSSARPLLGYFGDMTAIGRSYHMLPSPLSEDDSDSSSFCSCSSPDSQVLSSSCGSSSSAESQDSILDYLLSQASLGNGHASWWDKRRLQPLVKEEHYRMPEFTVEMEDSGPFQPTLEEIEEFLEENMETELKEGPKSETKDMRACGQITVASMQPKDHMVPSISLKDSKSEQSSGAMDASNGAMSLDGGIPVMLQIQPVQVKQASNASPSSQGPAQENIKIAQLLVNIQGQTFALVPQLVPSSSLNSSSKFVRIAPVPIAAKPIGPGGTIQGQTGVIMGQKFQKNPAAELIKMHKCTFPGCTKMYTKSSHLKAHLRRHTGEKPFACTWPGCGWRFSRSDELSRHRRSHSGVKPYQCPVCEKKFARSDHLSKHVKVHRFPRSSRSMRSVN